The DNA region CATCGCCTCGATCGCCCTCGAGATCGTTTGGACGCGCGTCTTCTCGGCCGAGTTCTTCTACACGTTCGCCTTCCTCGTCCTCTCCCTCGCCGTGCTGGGATTGGGCCTGGGGGCGCTCGCCGTGCGGCTTTGGCCGCGCGCGCTGCGAGAGGAACGGCTGCCGTGGATCCTCTTCGGCGCGGGGCTCGCCGCCCTCGCCGGACCGCCGGCGACGCTCGCCCTGCGGATCGAGTTCGGCAAGGTCTTCCTGAGCCTCGCGATGCTGGCCCGCTTCGTCCCCGCGCTGCTGCTTCTCGCCGCGCCGTTCTTCCTCGTCGGCGCGGCGCTGGCGCTGATCTTCAAGAAGCACCACGCGGAGATGCCGCGCGTCTACATGGCCGACCTGCTCGGCGCGGCCGGCGGCGCCGCCCTCGCCGTCGCCGCGATGAACCTCGTCGGCGTCCCGGCCGCGACCTCGCTCGCCGCGGTCCCCCTGATCCTCGCCGGCGCGCTGTGGGAGCGGCGGCTGCGCGCGACGCACGCCGCGGCGCTGGCCCTCGCGGCGACGCTCGCCTGCTTCGGCGGCGGCCTGCCCGACGTGCGGAAGCAGATCGCCGCGCCGGTGATCGAGGAGCATTGGGACGCCGTGGCGCGGATCAAGATCCAGGAGATCGCGCTCGACTACCGCAACATCAACATCGACAACGCCGCGAACACGCCGGTGGAGCGGTTCGACGGCGACTATTCCGGCCGTCTCGCCAAGCAGGAGCGCGGGCGGTTCGACGCGATGGGACTCGTCGCGGCGCGGCCCCGCTTCGTCGTCGGCTCGATCGGCGCGGGCGGCGGCGCGGAGGTGCTCGAGGCGCTGATCGCGGGGACCGGCGAAGTCCACGCGATCGAGGTCAACGGGACGATCAACCGGCTGATGGAGAGCGGCTCGCTCTCCGACTTCTCGGGGCGGATCTACCGCGATCCGCGGGTCCGGGTCGTGACCGAGGACGCCCGGAGCTACCTCCGGCCCCGCCGCGGCCAGTTCGACCTGCTGGTTTCGTCCAGCTCCAACTCCTTCGCCGCCCTCTCCTCCGGCGCCTTCGCCCTCTCCGAGAACTACCTCTTCACCACCGACGCCTTCGAGGACTTCCTTCGCGCGCTCAAGCCGGACGGGTTCCTCGTGATGGAGCACCAGTTCTACATTCCGCGCGCCGTCGGCGAGGCGCTCGACGCGCTGCGGCGGATCGGCGTCGCCGACCCGGCGCGGCACCTCGCCGTCTACGACCTGCCGAAGGCGCGGCGCAAGGTGCTGCTGCTCGGCCGCGCGCCGCTCGCGCCGCGCGACCTCGACGTTCTCTTCGGGCCGATCGCCGCGCTGAAGGCGGAACAGACGAAAGTGCTCTTCCCGCGGCCGGCGGACGACGCCGCGCCGCCGCACCTGCTCGCCCGCGTCGTGACGAGCGGCTGGGAGAGCGTCGCGGCCGAGGCGCCGATCGACCTCGCCCCCTGCACCGACGACCGCCCGTTCGTCGCCCAGATGGGGCTGATGCGGAACCTCTCCTTCTCCAAGCTGACGAAGGTGCCGGACCTCGAGATCCAGGGGTTCCCGCTGGCCAAGCTGCTGGTGCTGACGGTCCTCGGCGTCGTCGCCCTGACCGTCCTCCCCGCGCTCTTCCTCCCCTACCTGCGCAAGGGACCGGCGCTCCGCGCCGCGCCGTGGCTCTACTTCTTCGCCATCGGCGTCGGCTTCATGGTCGTCGAGGTCGTGCTGCTGCAGCAGTTCACGCTCTTCGTCGGGTCGTCGGCCTACACGCTGGCGACGATCCTGCTCGCGCTCCTCTTCGCCTCCGGCGTCGGGGCGCGGTTCGCGGCGCGGCTCCCCGACTGGGCGCCGTTCGCCGGGATCTGCGGCTTCGTGCTGCTGGACGTCCTCGCCTTCCACGGCTTCGCGTCCGCGCTGGCCGGCCTCCCCGCCTGGGGGCGGATGGTCGCCGCCGCCGCGGCGATCTTCCCGCTCGGCTTCTTCATGGGGATGCCGTTCCCGAAGGCCGCGCTCCGCGTCGGCGAACTGGTGGACTGGGGCTTCGCCGTCAACGGCGTCGCCTCGGTCGTCGGCTCGACCGCGATCCTGCTCGTTTCGATGCAGTTCGGCTTCCGCGCCGCCCTGCTCGTCGGCGCCGCCTTCTACCTCGCCGCGCTGGGCCTGATCTCCTTCCGCGCCGGCTGGACGGCGCGGGCGGACGGGACGGACGGGGCGCGCCCCGCGGAGACGCCGCAGGCAGGGTAGAATCAGCGGCTGTGCGGACGGAGACGATGGTCGGCGAATCGCTGAAGCAGTACTCGATCGAATCGCTGCTCGGGCGGGGCGGCATGGGGGCGGTCTACCGCGCCCGCGACACGCGCCTCAACCGGGCGGTGGCGATCAAGGTCCTCTCCGCGGACGTGACGGCCGATCCGGACCGGCGGCGCCGGTTCATGCGCGAGGCGCAGGCCGCGGCGGCGGTCACCCATCCGGCGATCGCCCAGATCTACGACGTCGACGAACAGGACGGCGTGATCTTCATCGCGATGGAGCTCGTCGAGGGGAAGACCGCGCGGCAGCTCGTCGCCGGGCGCGAGCTCGACCTGCTCGGCGCGCTCGACGTCGCGGCGCAGGTCGCCGACGGGCTGGGCAAGGCGCACGAGGCGGGGATCGTCCACCGCGACGTGAAGTCCGACAACGTCATGGTCACGCCCGAGGGGCACGCCAAGCTGCTCGACTTCGGCCTCGCCAAGCTGGTCGAGCCGGAGGTGGCCGACGGCGCGGACGCGGCGGACACGCCGACCGTCGGCGTCTCGACGGCGCAGACGCAGGCGGGGATGGTCCTCGGCACGATCGCCTACATGAGCCCCGAGCAGGCCCGCGGGCGGGCGGTGGACCACCGCAGCGACATCTTCTCCCTCGGCGTGATGATCTACGAGCTGGCCACCGGGCAGATGCCGTTCGCCGGCGCGAGCCCGTTGGACACGATGCACGCGATCGCCTTCGAGGAGTCGCGTCCGGTCACGGAGATCAAGCCCGGGCTGCCGCCGGAGCTGCAGCGGATCATCACCCGCTGCCTGCGCAAGCGGCCGCAGGACCGCTATCAGTCCACGCGCGAGCTGGCGGACGATCTGAAGCGTCTTCGGGCCGACACGGAATCGGGCAAGACCCGCGCGCTGCCGCTCTCGCAGCGGATGGCCGACTGGATGTCGCCGCTGCGGCACGTGCGGATGGGCGGCATGGCCTGGATCGTCGGGGCGTTGCTCATCGGCGCCGGGGCGACGACCGTCCTGCTCTACGTGACGAGCGGCAAGGCCGGGTCGCTGGTCGTCCTCGCGCTCGTGCTGCTGTGGGCCTACCGCCGTCTGCGGCGGCAGCGAGTGCGGGTGCTGCAGAAGATCGTCGGGCGTCTGCGCCGCAATCCGGCGGTGAAGCTGGTGCAGTGCCAA from bacterium includes:
- a CDS encoding serine/threonine protein kinase; this translates as MRTETMVGESLKQYSIESLLGRGGMGAVYRARDTRLNRAVAIKVLSADVTADPDRRRRFMREAQAAAAVTHPAIAQIYDVDEQDGVIFIAMELVEGKTARQLVAGRELDLLGALDVAAQVADGLGKAHEAGIVHRDVKSDNVMVTPEGHAKLLDFGLAKLVEPEVADGADAADTPTVGVSTAQTQAGMVLGTIAYMSPEQARGRAVDHRSDIFSLGVMIYELATGQMPFAGASPLDTMHAIAFEESRPVTEIKPGLPPELQRIITRCLRKRPQDRYQSTRELADDLKRLRADTESGKTRALPLSQRMADWMSPLRHVRMGGMAWIVGALLIGAGATTVLLYVTSGKAGSLVVLALVLLWAYRRLRRQRVRVLQKIVGRLRRNPAVKLVQCQGQTLTVAVDQTDAAIFPKIHEIVDDANRRLYFGDDLTAAIRDDLTVEELRTLLQQPGVLYVRKDVLNSRPPATPSVPPPPPDSNRVSGVH